The genome window ACACGCCCTTCGAAGGGGGCCGGCATGCGCGGCGGGTCGAAAAAATCGCCGCTCTCGAAGCAGAGGCCGCCGGCCGGCAATCATGATCGGTTGGCGGATCGCCAACCGGCAACTCGGCGACCCGGCCGACTGTCGGGCGAGCCACGCGCGAACCGACGGATTGCGGCAGATAAACCTGCCTTGACACAAATCGGGAAATCGACACAATCCGCCCCACTCTTCGTTGGCGGAACCACAGGAAGTGGGCTCCCGCCCGCGGACGACCCATTCCAAAAGGCGGCGCCGAACCCGATCGGCGACGCGAGGCAAGGAGGCCTTGCGATATGCCCCAGTGGACCCCCCTTACGCGCTCAATCAGCCTGCGCCAACTTTTCCCCAAGGCAAAGTTCTTCGGCGCCGACGACATCATCGTCTCCAGCATTGCCGGCGACTGGCAGGAAGTTGCCGAGGGAGACCTGTTCGCCGCTCTGGTCGGCTCACGCGCCGACGGCCATCATCATGTCGACGACGCCCTGCGCCACGGAGCGACCGCCGTTCTCGCCGAACGCTTCGTGCCCACGGGCGGTCTGCCGCTCTGCGTCGTGCCCGACACTCGCGTTGCCTTCGCCCGCATCGCTCAGGCGCTGGTCGATAATCCGAGCCGGCGGCTGAAAGTGATCGGCGTCACAGGCACAAGCGGCAAGACGACCACGAGCTGGTTGATCCGCGGCATTCTCGAAGCGGCCGGCCACGCGACCGGCATGCTCGGGACCATCGAGCTGAGCGACGGCCAGTGGTCGTCTCCCTCGCCGGAAACGACGCCATCGGCCGCCGTGCTCGCGCAGTGGCTTAGCCGCATGGAATCGGTCGGCTGCTCGCATGCCGTAATGGAAATTTCGAGCGAAGCGCTGAGCCAAGGGCGCATCGAAGGAATCGAGCTGCATGCGGCGTGCATCACCAATGTTCGCCGCAATCATCTCGATATCCACAACACCCTGGCCAACTATCGCTCGGCAAAAGCGAAAATCTTCAGCTACCTGGCGACCGATGGCTTCGCCGTGCTCAATGCCGACGATCCGGTCGCCGCAAGTTTTGCCTCCGCCGTGACGGCTCCGCTGCTCACGGCCGGCATGCGGGCGATGGCCGAGGTGACGGCCGAAGTGGTCGATCGATCGATGAGCGAACAAACATTTCTGCTCACCGCCGGCTGCGACACGGTTGCCGTGCGCACGCGCATGATTGGCGACCATCATGTGTCGAACTGCTTGATCGCAGCGACCACGGGCTTGGTGTGGGGATTCGAACTGTCGGAAATCGCTCGCGGATTGGAACGCGTCGAAAAAGTGCCCGGCCGCATGGAGCGGATCGAATGCGGGCAGTCGTTCGGAGTGTTTGTCGATTATGCTCGCACATCCGACGCCCTAGCCGCCGCGCTCGACACGCTTCGCGAAGTAACGCCGGGCCGAGTGATTTGCGTGTTCGGCGCCGAAGGGGAACAGGATCGCGACCAACGCCCGCTGCTGGCGGCCGAAGTCGAACGCCAATCCGATCTGGCCGTGCTAACCCAGACCAATCCGCGTTGCGAGCCCCCAACGCGAATCCTGCGCGACGTGCTTCGCGGCTTCGAGCGGCCCAACATCGTCGAAGTGATTCCCGACCGGACTGATGCAATCGGCTGGGCCCTCTCGCAAGCCGAAGCGGGCGATTGCGTGTTGATCGCCGGCCGCGGCCATGAAGAGCAGCAGTTCGTTGGCAATCGGCGCCTGGCAATCGACGATCGGCAATCGGCTCGGCAATGGCTGTACAGCCACGGCCTTTCGACCGAGATGCTGGTGCCGGCATGGCAGCGGCAAAGAGCGGCGTAACAAGAAGAATTTCCGACATCCCGAACGCTGCCCTAGGCACATGATTCACACCCACGAGTGTTTGAGCGACTACGTCATGCAGCTTACTTTGGCCGATCTTCACGAATTGCTCGGCGGCAAGCTTCGCCTGGGAGCGATGCCGCCGCGCGACGGCGAAACGACCTTGGTCGGCCCGGTGGTGGTCGATAGCAGGGAAGTCGAGTCCGATGAAGTTTTTTGGGGGCTCGTCGGCTCGCGATTCAACGGCGCCCATTTCGCCGAAGAAGCCTTCGTGCGCGGAGCGGCCGGTGTCGTCGTCTCCGGAAGGCGGGTCGAGCCGTGGGCCGGCCGGTGGGCGCTCGAAGTCGACGATTCGCAAAAGTCGATGTGGGAACTGGCGGCCTGGAATCGCAGCCGTTGCTCGGCCCCGGTCGTCGCGATCGCCGGAAGCGTTGGCAAATCAACCACGCGGCGGATGATCGACACCGTGTTGGGCTACCGCCTCTGTGGCGCGGCGATTCCGAAAAAATGCAACAACCAGATCGACGTGCCGCTCAGCCTGCTGGCACTCGAACAATGGCACCAATATGGCCTCGTCGAGCTATCGGCCAACCGACCGGGCGAAATTGCTCGCTTGGCCCGGCTGGCGCGGCCGCAATTCGGCGTGATCACTAATGTGCATCTGGCCTATCCGGCCGGTTTCACAAGTGCCGACAGCGTGGCCCGCTCGCATGCCGAATTGCTGAGCGAGTTGCCGCAGGGAACCACCGCGATCCTGAACGCCGACGAACCGGCACTGCGCCGCGTGGCTAGCCGCTGGGCC of Pirellulales bacterium contains these proteins:
- a CDS encoding UDP-N-acetylmuramoyl-L-alanyl-D-glutamate--2,6-diaminopimelate ligase; translated protein: MPQWTPLTRSISLRQLFPKAKFFGADDIIVSSIAGDWQEVAEGDLFAALVGSRADGHHHVDDALRHGATAVLAERFVPTGGLPLCVVPDTRVAFARIAQALVDNPSRRLKVIGVTGTSGKTTTSWLIRGILEAAGHATGMLGTIELSDGQWSSPSPETTPSAAVLAQWLSRMESVGCSHAVMEISSEALSQGRIEGIELHAACITNVRRNHLDIHNTLANYRSAKAKIFSYLATDGFAVLNADDPVAASFASAVTAPLLTAGMRAMAEVTAEVVDRSMSEQTFLLTAGCDTVAVRTRMIGDHHVSNCLIAATTGLVWGFELSEIARGLERVEKVPGRMERIECGQSFGVFVDYARTSDALAAALDTLREVTPGRVICVFGAEGEQDRDQRPLLAAEVERQSDLAVLTQTNPRCEPPTRILRDVLRGFERPNIVEVIPDRTDAIGWALSQAEAGDCVLIAGRGHEEQQFVGNRRLAIDDRQSARQWLYSHGLSTEMLVPAWQRQRAA
- the murF gene encoding UDP-N-acetylmuramoyl-tripeptide--D-alanyl-D-alanine ligase; this translates as MIHTHECLSDYVMQLTLADLHELLGGKLRLGAMPPRDGETTLVGPVVVDSREVESDEVFWGLVGSRFNGAHFAEEAFVRGAAGVVVSGRRVEPWAGRWALEVDDSQKSMWELAAWNRSRCSAPVVAIAGSVGKSTTRRMIDTVLGYRLCGAAIPKKCNNQIDVPLSLLALEQWHQYGLVELSANRPGEIARLARLARPQFGVITNVHLAYPAGFTSADSVARSHAELLSELPQGTTAILNADEPALRRVASRWAGRIVWIGRGAECDISAVDVISTDGRLRFRVEHQAFDIPVWGRHHVTSALAAIAVGRSFGLDLREIATALTTFRSLPMRCEMTGAAGVQIINDAYDSNPTSMRAALELLREIDTSGRRILVSGDYSSLAFDSPDAAALWHQRLGADVVDRCGADQLIACGRQAERVATAAIAAGMPADRAVPFARWEETLEHLSGVVRAGDVVLVKGGRSMGMERIVESLKSRLASKIPLRIAA